GCGAGGAAGGTAATAGCTAAAGCATTATGATTTTCCGGGTCAATAGCACTACCAATCAGCAGAACGAAGGCTAGCAAAATTCCAAGACTGGCAGAAACTAGGTTAAATACGCTTGTTCGCAAGTTGGAGTCTATCATTTTTTTCCTCACACGCTTCAGATCTCGTATCGGATTGCAAATGATTTAGATGAAAAATAAAACATAGAGGTTACAGCAAGGTAATGCTGCCATCAAAGGCATATTTTGGTGTAGGTAAGGAATCATTCGAATATTTTTATGAAAAATGGAAAAGGTGGGAGTCAATCAAAAAGGTCCGGCTTAAAACTCCAGTGCTGATCAAGCCAGTCACAAGTCCATTTGCTGTAATTTTTGAATTCCGAGTCATTCAAAATATCTTCGAATTCACTATCCTTGCGAAGTTTATCGAGGCCTCGATTGAGAGCCTTGACAAGCTCGACACTCTTTTGATTCTTCTTGGGAAAAATTCCATGTAGGTGTGATACTTTAAGTGGTCTCTTGTGATGAGTAATCAGCGGTTGCTTCTCCGTTGTGAGGATTGTTTTGACATAGCAGTAGCCAACCTCATGGGCCACTGGAAAAAGATCGACTCTTTTTTCAGATAGTTTCCTCATATTATTTTGGTCGGAAGCGATAAACTCACCTTTGAGCTTTCCACTTCTGACCATGGAAAGTAGCTCTTCTGTATAGGCAAAGGACCTAGTAAGGCCTATGCTATATGGCTTTAAATCCAGTAAACGCTTCCAGTCGAAACGAGTGGCTTTTAGATGAAAGAAAACCTGCTCTTGATCTAAAATTGGATCGGAGAAGTGGAAAATCTTCTCTCGGTTTGGTGTTCTAGTCCAGCCTAGTGAGCCATCATAAGAGCCGTTCTTGACTTCATGGTAGACCCTAGTCCAGGGCTTAAATTCGATTTGCGCTTGATACCCTTCTTTCTTAAATGCTTGAACGACGATTCTAGAAAAAACCCCATTCTCTTTAAAACTACTTGAGAAGTAGGGGCACCATTCGCCAGTGACAAGGCGAACTTTTTTTGATTGATCAGGCTTGGTGGACGTAGCTTGAAGCTCGGGTGCCGACAAGAAGGCCATAAAAATAATATAATACCTTAACATATCAACCCCATTGGAAAGAGATCTAGCAGAAAATATCTGCAACAATCTATATTGTTTTAGGAAAGCTTGCAATTCATCTGTTTTAGCATCTCGTCCCATAGAGATTCTTTCTCAATGTAATAATTACTAGTCGTTAAAAATAAGGCAGGTGTAGCGGCTCTCTACATCTGATCTCCAGTATTATCAGGTTCAATTACTGGCACCAGTTTTGCTCATCTATTTGATGATAATCCGTAATGATTTAAATTCGTTTTTGAGGCGCATCATGAACAAACTGTCAATTTTAGTTGCTATTCTCGCGCTAAGCTCACTTGGTATTTCTAAGCCTAAAAGTAAGAAAACAATATTTATCGATGGATTGGATACTGCATCCTATTCAACGATTGTAGTCGATCGAGGGCAAGTTAACGATCGAGATTTTTCAACCCTAAAAGTGAACTTCGGTTTTCAATTTATTCGGTACGATGATCTTGCTTATCTTACGATTGGTTTTGGCAAGTCGGGATTCTACGATGCTGTCAAAGATTGGTCTAGCAAAAGGCCGTTTCAATTTAATTACCAGGGTGCAACTGTTGGCTTGGGCTTGTTCCCAAGCTATCTGTTGGATGTAGAGGTGATGCATTGGTTCTATGCTGCTGGAAAATCCACTGAAACCATAACGGGTCGAGAGAACCCCGTAGCAGCCGTCGAAGATTATATTAAGAAATACGATTATGATGTTAAAGACACATCGATCTATATTGGGTATCGGTTTCGCCCTCAAGTGCGCTTTATCATTGGGGCAGGTTTCCGATCAC
The sequence above is a segment of the Pseudobacteriovorax antillogorgiicola genome. Coding sequences within it:
- a CDS encoding substrate-binding periplasmic protein; the protein is MLRYYIIFMAFLSAPELQATSTKPDQSKKVRLVTGEWCPYFSSSFKENGVFSRIVVQAFKKEGYQAQIEFKPWTRVYHEVKNGSYDGSLGWTRTPNREKIFHFSDPILDQEQVFFHLKATRFDWKRLLDLKPYSIGLTRSFAYTEELLSMVRSGKLKGEFIASDQNNMRKLSEKRVDLFPVAHEVGYCYVKTILTTEKQPLITHHKRPLKVSHLHGIFPKKNQKSVELVKALNRGLDKLRKDSEFEDILNDSEFKNYSKWTCDWLDQHWSFKPDLFD